One segment of Mycoplasmopsis glycophila DNA contains the following:
- a CDS encoding DUF4011 domain-containing protein produces the protein MAKNVVTLNRWKEKLLDLSLNNKALNHKSNKSGTIQILFPDLKHFFEKIVSSKLASFARLFDKNDDDLEDEEMTLKRTRKEEVKVLGQILPKKDFYEADEILPLVEIYRNKRGNKNKNELFTNLSGPKQTQFLRNLMKTATFFKEENAVDVLFFAVGFLKWYEDPNSKKTHYAPLLFMNAELSQKSFDAAFEVKINDDELLINNALIRKMKVDYDLDLDLPEIKEDASPYEIYEAYKNKINESLSQFSDKRWEILDNIELATFSFTKINLVKDLEDNEKRIINSDFYQKLTSKKQQIADNDLVRESQVDEYIDPKNYFHKLDADSSQEAAIQSAILGKSFVLEGPPGTGKSQTITNIITELIARGKKILFVAEKKAALDVVWRNLNKIGLGSFALPIHDSDFDKKGVVKDLYTTLLKGTEDIPSVPQFYAQDKIHRYKNTKADLNDYYAKILEIRKPLNHSLYELYGLYSQKDNIKSLFFEIENVKNIDQDQLFDLQKKIETFQNKVHNIDIDIKSNPWYGFFKEVHSAREKENFRNLLTNLQRDIKDLEQYLELNVKNKMHIYFKDNAPFVETLRNLVALLEHVKVARTVDERIKRIYELPEEVLLMEDILTESRIIEASKTQLAQKYKLEVLNNFKAEENVLVLEKLQSMASRLLSWDFRKIKNKLTLYRYDAKATYEEILSETKFIRDIQARSEKLEELIKRVTYTKNLSTITDVENALYDLKWYQKFMQLSKEVLFYDNDWVSLVINWLFNKNNVFPIVDESLNKAKNVLREFEELQSYFDESKVNFNNLSLKMAKLNVSTYISNFNSLNAYLEFITAYIEIAKSGLQEFADLLIENKIKEDYYEIFIKRFYGLLIEHFLEEANLNLGYNGEAIQVMKEEFGEVEKEIQKIAELKVTQQLYQNLPNINSIEGLNASVKILAKEATKDRRSMPFRLLFERIPELILMIKPCLMMSPFTVSSFLKTSPIVFDTVIFDEASQVFPENAVGALFRANQHIIVGDEHQLPPTNFFNADAADEALQEDERGETDDYESILNAVKGFLPTIRLKWHYRSKFEELIQPSNVEIYNDNLITFPSLRKPKEFEGVQFIKVDGKFINNQNEVEADTIIQLIKTLYKKYGTSKSVGVVSFNKKQQMLIEQKINKLRRSDSSLEPFFSRELKDPFFVKNIETVQGDERDIIIMSICYGPNEKGHFAMRFGPINQQQGYKRLNVAATRAKECTILVSSITQDDIDLNKTEARGVRFLKQYLLFAEYGQGKKVVSHQEKAKQLFQAGFEKSVLKELQKLGYEVKENVGNSSYKIDLAIINPNNKNKYIVGIECDGATYQSSKSARDRDRLRQEVLEMRGWNIYRIWSTDWFKNKEQQVIQLDNFIKKALEDAEFKKSKQKEQKEQEQKIKLIKEKEEKQEQFELELAKSKAKLDEEEKVEKTTPIEFKKRQEVSLNEIFEDYPTLESIDMNSFANKQEYITETIKTLAPVAKEELMKMAPIIFNKPSLTKTLKTEFTKILETLIILDGSLVVVDDFVFDQTKVDDIQFRKATSEENKRKLTSIYYVEVASGIYKILTYVQETTLDTIYKQITELCLYSTVTPKLKALVDQAISYLVENGKITFKDKILKLV, from the coding sequence ATGGCTAAAAATGTAGTTACTTTAAATAGATGAAAAGAAAAGTTACTTGATTTATCTTTAAATAATAAAGCATTAAATCATAAAAGCAATAAATCAGGAACTATTCAAATATTATTTCCTGATTTAAAGCACTTTTTTGAAAAAATAGTTTCATCTAAATTAGCTTCTTTTGCTCGTCTTTTTGATAAAAATGATGACGACTTAGAAGACGAGGAAATGACCCTCAAAAGAACAAGAAAAGAAGAAGTAAAAGTCTTAGGACAAATTTTACCTAAAAAAGACTTTTATGAAGCCGATGAAATTTTACCTTTGGTAGAAATTTATCGTAACAAAAGAGGTAATAAAAATAAAAATGAGTTGTTCACTAACCTTAGCGGGCCTAAACAAACACAATTTTTAAGAAACTTAATGAAGACAGCAACTTTCTTTAAAGAAGAAAATGCTGTTGATGTGCTTTTCTTTGCTGTTGGATTTCTTAAATGATATGAAGATCCAAATTCTAAAAAAACACATTATGCTCCTCTTTTATTCATGAATGCAGAATTGTCTCAAAAATCTTTTGATGCTGCATTCGAAGTAAAAATTAATGATGATGAGCTTTTAATTAACAACGCTTTAATTAGAAAAATGAAGGTTGATTATGATCTTGATTTAGACCTTCCAGAAATCAAAGAAGATGCATCCCCTTATGAAATTTACGAAGCTTATAAAAACAAAATAAATGAATCATTAAGTCAATTTAGCGATAAACGTTGAGAAATTTTAGATAATATTGAACTTGCTACTTTTAGTTTCACTAAAATCAACTTAGTTAAAGATTTAGAAGATAATGAAAAAAGAATTATTAATAGTGATTTCTACCAAAAATTAACTTCTAAAAAACAACAAATTGCTGATAATGATCTTGTTAGAGAATCACAAGTTGATGAATATATCGATCCAAAAAACTACTTCCATAAACTAGATGCTGACTCTTCTCAAGAAGCAGCTATTCAATCAGCTATTCTAGGAAAAAGTTTTGTACTTGAAGGTCCTCCCGGAACAGGAAAATCTCAAACAATTACAAACATCATTACAGAATTAATTGCTCGTGGTAAAAAAATTCTTTTTGTTGCAGAGAAAAAAGCTGCTCTTGACGTTGTTTGAAGAAACCTTAATAAAATAGGTTTAGGTTCTTTTGCTTTACCTATTCACGACAGTGACTTTGATAAAAAAGGTGTTGTTAAAGATCTATACACAACACTTTTAAAAGGTACCGAAGATATTCCAAGTGTTCCACAATTTTATGCACAAGATAAAATTCACAGATATAAAAACACTAAAGCAGATTTAAATGATTATTATGCGAAAATTTTAGAAATTAGAAAACCATTAAATCATAGTTTATACGAGCTTTATGGTCTTTACTCACAAAAAGATAACATTAAAAGTTTATTTTTCGAAATCGAAAATGTTAAAAATATTGATCAAGATCAACTTTTTGATTTACAAAAGAAAATCGAAACTTTCCAAAATAAAGTTCACAACATAGATATTGATATCAAATCAAACCCATGATATGGTTTCTTTAAAGAAGTTCATTCAGCCAGAGAAAAAGAAAACTTTAGAAACTTGCTCACTAACTTGCAAAGAGATATCAAAGATCTTGAACAATACCTAGAACTCAATGTTAAAAATAAAATGCATATTTATTTTAAAGATAATGCGCCTTTTGTTGAAACATTAAGAAACTTGGTTGCTTTATTAGAACACGTTAAAGTTGCTCGTACAGTTGATGAAAGAATTAAAAGAATTTATGAATTACCTGAAGAAGTTCTTTTAATGGAAGATATTCTTACAGAATCAAGAATCATTGAAGCATCAAAAACTCAACTTGCTCAAAAATACAAATTAGAAGTGCTTAATAACTTTAAAGCTGAAGAGAATGTTTTAGTTCTTGAAAAATTACAATCAATGGCTTCAAGACTTTTATCATGAGATTTTAGAAAAATTAAAAACAAATTAACTCTTTATAGATATGACGCAAAAGCTACATATGAAGAAATTTTAAGCGAAACTAAATTCATTAGAGATATTCAAGCAAGAAGTGAAAAATTAGAAGAGTTAATTAAACGTGTGACATATACCAAAAATCTTTCAACTATTACAGATGTTGAAAATGCTCTTTATGACCTTAAGTGATACCAAAAATTCATGCAATTATCTAAAGAAGTGCTTTTCTACGATAATGATTGAGTTTCACTTGTAATTAACTGATTATTTAACAAAAATAATGTTTTCCCAATTGTTGATGAAAGTTTAAATAAAGCTAAAAATGTCTTAAGAGAATTTGAAGAATTACAGTCATACTTTGATGAATCTAAAGTCAACTTTAATAACCTTTCACTTAAAATGGCTAAACTTAATGTTTCTACATATATTTCAAACTTTAATAGTTTAAATGCTTATTTAGAATTTATTACAGCTTATATCGAAATAGCTAAATCAGGACTACAAGAATTTGCTGATTTATTAATTGAAAACAAAATCAAAGAAGACTACTACGAAATTTTCATCAAGAGATTTTACGGTTTATTAATTGAGCACTTTTTAGAAGAAGCAAACTTAAACTTAGGATATAACGGTGAAGCAATTCAAGTTATGAAAGAAGAGTTTGGAGAAGTTGAAAAAGAAATTCAAAAAATTGCTGAATTAAAAGTTACACAACAACTTTACCAAAACTTACCTAACATCAACTCAATCGAAGGATTAAACGCAAGTGTTAAAATCCTAGCTAAAGAAGCAACTAAAGATCGTAGATCAATGCCATTTAGACTTCTTTTCGAAAGAATTCCCGAACTTATTTTAATGATTAAACCTTGTTTAATGATGTCGCCTTTTACTGTTAGTTCATTCTTAAAAACTAGTCCAATTGTGTTTGATACAGTTATTTTCGATGAGGCCTCACAGGTATTCCCTGAAAATGCTGTTGGTGCTTTATTTAGAGCAAATCAACACATCATTGTTGGAGATGAACACCAATTGCCACCTACAAACTTCTTTAATGCTGACGCAGCGGATGAAGCTTTACAAGAAGACGAACGTGGAGAAACAGATGATTACGAATCAATTCTTAATGCTGTTAAAGGATTCTTACCAACAATTAGATTAAAATGACACTACCGTAGTAAATTTGAAGAGCTTATCCAACCTTCAAACGTTGAAATTTACAACGACAACTTGATCACTTTCCCTTCATTACGTAAACCAAAAGAATTTGAAGGAGTTCAATTTATCAAAGTTGATGGTAAATTTATTAACAACCAAAACGAAGTTGAAGCAGATACAATTATCCAACTTATCAAAACTCTTTATAAAAAATACGGAACTTCAAAAAGCGTTGGAGTTGTTTCATTTAACAAAAAACAACAAATGCTTATTGAACAAAAAATTAATAAATTAAGAAGATCAGATTCTTCGCTTGAACCATTCTTTAGTCGTGAACTTAAAGATCCTTTCTTTGTTAAAAACATCGAAACCGTTCAAGGGGACGAAAGAGATATCATTATTATGAGTATTTGTTATGGACCAAATGAAAAAGGGCACTTCGCTATGCGTTTTGGACCAATTAACCAACAACAAGGTTACAAACGTCTTAATGTTGCTGCAACTCGTGCTAAAGAATGTACCATTTTAGTAAGTTCAATTACTCAAGATGATATTGACTTAAACAAAACAGAAGCTAGAGGGGTTAGATTCCTTAAACAATACTTACTTTTTGCTGAATATGGTCAAGGTAAAAAAGTTGTTTCACATCAAGAAAAAGCAAAACAACTCTTCCAAGCTGGTTTTGAAAAAAGTGTTCTCAAAGAATTACAAAAACTTGGATACGAAGTTAAAGAAAATGTTGGTAATTCATCATATAAAATTGATTTAGCGATCATTAATCCAAACAATAAAAACAAATATATCGTAGGTATCGAATGTGATGGTGCTACATACCAATCATCTAAATCTGCACGTGATCGTGATAGATTAAGACAAGAAGTTCTTGAAATGAGAGGATGAAATATTTATCGTATTTGATCAACAGATTGATTCAAAAATAAAGAACAACAAGTTATTCAATTAGATAATTTCATCAAAAAAGCTCTTGAAGATGCAGAATTTAAAAAATCTAAACAAAAAGAGCAAAAAGAACAAGAACAAAAAATCAAGCTAATTAAAGAAAAAGAAGAAAAGCAAGAGCAATTTGAACTTGAATTAGCTAAAAGTAAAGCTAAATTAGACGAAGAAGAAAAAGTTGAAAAAACTACTCCTATTGAGTTTAAAAAACGTCAAGAAGTTTCTTTAAACGAAATTTTTGAAGACTACCCTACATTAGAGTCAATTGATATGAATAGCTTTGCTAATAAGCAAGAATACATTACAGAAACAATTAAAACTTTAGCACCTGTAGCTAAAGAAGAGCTTATGAAAATGGCTCCAATCATTTTCAATAAACCTAGTCTAACTAAAACTTTAAAAACAGAGTTTACAAAAATTTTAGAAACATTAATTATCTTGGATGGTTCACTTGTTGTAGTTGATGATTTTGTTTTTGATCAAACTAAAGTTGATGATATACAATTCAGAAAAGCAACTTCAGAAGAAAACAAACGTAAATTAACAAGTATTTACTATGTTGAAGTAGCAAGTGGAATTTACAAAATTTTAACTTACGTACAAGAAACAACATTAGATACTATTTACAAACAAATTACTGAACTTTGCTTATATAGCACAGTAACACCAAAACTAAAAGCACTTGTTGATCAAGCAATAAGTTATTTAGTTGAAAATGGAAAAATTACTTTTAAAGACAAAATCTTAAAATTAGTTTAA
- a CDS encoding UvrD-helicase domain-containing protein produces the protein MKISNEQLKIFYDIFKGHNVKINAVAGSGKTTTVLTVSKLLEEKKILLFTYNRALMEETKQRAEKEQIYNLDVYTFHSFAQKFYKVDARTDDGLIKLIQKENVTPSIMFSYDLIIIDEAQDLTPIYYHFAENTVRKDNLNSDHNLMILGDEKQCIYEFLGSSPLFLKRAEAFFKSNKEWKELNLSTSFRLTSNNALLINKIFYNKEIIKYGNRQSNDKINYFYLHDQNLYLLADTIYKKAKTFGAENIMILSPSVDKFSLVNNLIKKIDEIDKYENLNKTIYIYQTKNDNDKVINEIETRNKLVFSTYHQAKGIERDIVFVLSFDESYYDSFAKKFDRKKVPNITYVACTRARKELWLVHNVRKSYLPWISPSQLEKNHFITFWNKSLTGYIKPSDNQTNKIDEVDLVATELVKFLDYKVDNLIKSFFSVTLFETPISTIPTTFFKQIPNQITFKNSENKEITENVSNINGSLLAVNALIKKDAKLFVLEFNKLLKERRESTNPKIRLRFDSWALEKIEQILKKITKQPLEINEILFITIVFSTLQSGNIVQLSQIPEENLNWLTKNDLEMINKMFGIFLPESATYEFRVTHNYRPKNNIIKGDIDAIDDENKVVYEFKFTNDVQAAHFYQLAIYKYLLLKLDYDKYKEYQFVLFNIKNNYSYKLEIEDDKLEEMIKILVDEKTNQNVDDELFEETFIKINKDKKNLNLKNVFLNDEIKKINKAFEKMRKNDDLISPTSVDAKEEQSIAPTQKHKPFVIIDFETWNFHENPVQLAILDTSASPKERVKEYYFQPEPTLNMSSVLAANVDEKKVNRAPSFKEQWPEIKKFFNGNYIIIAHNASFDISVLRNKLLKISERIETDFLYFDSIKIFKNILQTPKEVGYKQEILCTLFGIKYDAHNATEDVVALYKLIDKAIGFEKLSLALEENPKLINSYFRYLKRNPK, from the coding sequence ATGAAAATTTCAAACGAGCAATTAAAAATTTTTTACGATATATTCAAAGGTCACAATGTTAAAATCAATGCTGTTGCAGGTAGTGGAAAAACCACTACCGTTTTAACTGTTTCAAAACTTCTAGAAGAGAAAAAAATTCTCCTTTTCACTTATAACCGTGCTTTGATGGAAGAAACAAAACAAAGAGCAGAAAAAGAACAAATTTACAACTTGGATGTTTATACCTTTCACTCTTTTGCTCAAAAATTCTACAAAGTTGATGCTCGAACTGATGATGGACTTATTAAATTGATTCAAAAAGAAAATGTAACTCCTAGCATTATGTTTTCTTATGATTTAATAATCATTGATGAAGCACAAGATTTAACACCAATTTATTATCATTTTGCTGAAAATACAGTTCGTAAAGATAATTTAAACTCTGATCATAATTTAATGATTTTAGGAGACGAAAAACAGTGTATTTACGAGTTTTTAGGTTCGAGCCCACTCTTTTTAAAAAGGGCTGAAGCATTTTTTAAAAGCAACAAAGAGTGAAAAGAACTTAATTTATCTACTAGTTTTCGTTTAACATCAAACAACGCATTATTAATCAATAAAATATTCTATAACAAAGAAATAATAAAATACGGTAATCGTCAAAGTAACGATAAAATCAATTACTTTTACTTGCATGATCAAAATTTATATTTACTAGCTGACACTATTTACAAAAAAGCAAAAACTTTTGGTGCAGAAAATATCATGATCTTAAGTCCTAGTGTTGATAAGTTTTCTTTGGTAAATAACTTAATCAAAAAAATAGATGAAATTGATAAATATGAAAACTTAAATAAAACCATCTACATTTATCAAACTAAAAATGATAATGACAAAGTTATCAATGAAATCGAAACACGCAACAAACTTGTCTTTTCGACATACCATCAAGCTAAAGGAATTGAAAGAGATATTGTTTTTGTTTTAAGTTTTGACGAAAGTTATTACGATAGCTTTGCTAAAAAATTTGATCGAAAAAAAGTTCCTAATATAACTTATGTCGCTTGTACAAGGGCACGAAAAGAACTTTGGCTCGTGCACAACGTTAGAAAAAGTTATCTTCCATGGATTTCACCTTCACAGCTTGAAAAGAATCATTTCATCACTTTTTGAAATAAATCATTAACAGGATACATAAAACCTAGTGATAATCAAACAAATAAAATTGATGAAGTCGATCTTGTCGCAACAGAGCTTGTTAAATTTTTAGATTATAAAGTTGATAATTTAATCAAATCTTTTTTCTCTGTTACTCTTTTTGAAACACCAATATCAACAATTCCAACAACTTTTTTTAAACAAATTCCTAATCAAATAACTTTTAAAAATAGCGAAAATAAAGAAATTACAGAGAACGTTTCAAATATTAATGGTAGCCTTCTTGCAGTTAATGCATTAATTAAAAAAGATGCAAAACTTTTTGTTTTAGAATTTAATAAGTTATTAAAAGAAAGACGTGAAAGCACAAATCCTAAAATAAGACTAAGATTTGACTCGTGAGCTCTTGAAAAAATAGAACAAATCTTGAAAAAAATTACTAAACAACCACTTGAAATAAATGAAATTCTTTTTATCACAATTGTGTTCTCAACATTACAATCAGGTAATATTGTGCAGCTTTCTCAAATTCCAGAAGAGAATTTAAATTGATTAACAAAGAATGATTTAGAAATGATTAACAAAATGTTTGGTATTTTTTTACCAGAAAGCGCAACTTATGAATTTAGGGTAACACACAACTATCGCCCTAAAAACAATATTATTAAAGGTGATATTGATGCTATCGATGATGAGAATAAGGTAGTTTATGAATTTAAATTTACAAACGATGTTCAAGCCGCTCACTTTTATCAATTGGCTATCTATAAATACCTTCTTCTCAAACTAGATTATGATAAATATAAAGAATATCAATTTGTTTTATTTAACATTAAAAACAACTATAGCTACAAGCTAGAAATAGAAGATGACAAACTCGAAGAAATGATCAAAATCTTAGTTGATGAAAAAACAAATCAAAATGTTGATGATGAACTTTTTGAAGAAACATTTATTAAGATAAACAAAGATAAAAAGAATCTTAATTTAAAAAATGTTTTCTTAAATGATGAAATTAAAAAAATAAATAAGGCTTTTGAAAAAATGAGAAAAAATGATGATTTAATTAGTCCTACCTCTGTTGATGCGAAAGAAGAGCAATCTATTGCTCCAACTCAAAAACACAAACCTTTTGTAATAATTGATTTTGAAACATGAAATTTTCACGAGAATCCTGTTCAGTTGGCTATTTTAGATACCTCCGCTTCCCCTAAAGAAAGAGTTAAAGAATATTATTTCCAACCAGAGCCTACTTTAAATATGTCATCCGTATTAGCAGCAAATGTCGATGAAAAAAAAGTAAACAGAGCACCTTCTTTTAAAGAACAATGACCAGAAATCAAAAAATTCTTTAATGGTAATTATATTATTATTGCACATAATGCATCATTTGATATTAGTGTACTTCGAAATAAATTACTCAAAATAAGCGAAAGAATCGAAACTGATTTCTTGTATTTTGATAGTATAAAAATCTTTAAAAACATTTTGCAAACCCCAAAAGAAGTTGGATATAAACAAGAAATACTTTGTACTTTGTTTGGTATTAAATATGACGCTCATAACGCAACAGAAGATGTTGTTGCATTATATAAATTAATTGATAAAGCTATTGGTTTTGAAAAATTATCTCTTGCTCTAGAAGAAAATCCTAAACTTATTAATTCTTATTTTAGGTATTTAAAAAGAAATCCAAAATAA
- a CDS encoding M13 family metallopeptidase → MQSKLKNDFYDYVNKDWEKRKKIPKDLSTLSSYSELHLEIEKKLRKLVEDWSKNKNVPNNPQIQQMIKFYKMLKNTKMQEKLGWTPVRNEIEIIDNLQKWEDFDQNYFLLRKISSWMPYEFVVAEDFVNNKVYTLWFEEPSLILPSKEYYERKEAKKILKTIKEVATELFVSFGKTKKEALDIIEKAYKADLKLKEIHLSSAELHKVEVVYNPYTSKDFASLSKKFDLLGQAQKLVGQEVDQIVVVNKKYLEQLDSLYSQDIYFEEVKALMLLKTILGIARYLNPYTRSLMFKISQVLSGVEKPKSITKWAYSTTLSFFSEPLSLYYGKANFSDEAKADVLKMIDKVIKVYQDRLAKNTWLTKDTAQKAIEKLNKIRPMVGYPDYIYPYFDKFIVTTYKEGGSLTSNFNHFSDIMEEFQLSLYKKEVDQNIWGMSSFEVNAYFNPLANVIVFPAGYLQAPFYDYNQNSSANYGGLGMTIGHEISHAFDNNGAQFDANGSFENWWTEADYAAFKEKTQLMIDLFDGYETPFGKINGELTVSENIADQGGIISALEAARTEADFDIEKFFENYAYCERSLTKKETAIQRLLTDPHSPAKERVNLQLMISKDFQDHYKISKEDKMYTDPKKIFEIW, encoded by the coding sequence ATGCAATCAAAATTAAAAAATGATTTTTATGATTATGTTAATAAAGACTGAGAAAAAAGAAAAAAAATCCCCAAAGATTTAAGTACTCTTAGTTCATATTCTGAATTACACCTTGAAATTGAGAAAAAATTAAGAAAATTAGTTGAGGATTGATCAAAAAACAAAAATGTTCCTAACAATCCTCAAATTCAACAAATGATTAAGTTCTACAAAATGCTAAAAAATACCAAAATGCAAGAAAAATTAGGGTGAACACCAGTTAGAAATGAAATTGAAATTATTGATAATTTACAAAAATGAGAAGACTTTGATCAAAATTATTTCTTATTAAGAAAAATTTCTAGCTGAATGCCATATGAGTTTGTTGTTGCTGAAGATTTTGTAAATAACAAAGTATACACGCTTTGATTTGAAGAACCTAGCTTGATTTTACCTTCGAAAGAATATTATGAACGGAAAGAAGCTAAAAAAATTTTAAAAACTATCAAAGAAGTAGCTACAGAACTTTTTGTATCATTTGGAAAAACCAAAAAAGAAGCTTTGGATATTATAGAAAAAGCATATAAAGCAGACTTAAAACTAAAAGAAATTCACTTATCAAGTGCTGAATTACACAAAGTAGAAGTTGTTTATAACCCTTACACAAGCAAGGATTTTGCTAGTTTAAGTAAAAAATTTGATTTATTAGGCCAAGCACAAAAATTAGTTGGCCAAGAAGTTGATCAAATTGTGGTTGTTAACAAAAAATATCTTGAACAACTTGATTCATTATATAGTCAAGACATTTATTTTGAAGAAGTAAAAGCTTTAATGCTTTTAAAAACTATTTTAGGCATTGCTAGATATTTAAATCCATACACTAGATCATTAATGTTTAAAATTTCACAAGTACTCTCTGGTGTAGAAAAACCTAAATCTATTACAAAATGAGCTTATTCAACAACTCTTAGTTTCTTTAGTGAACCGTTGAGTTTATATTATGGTAAAGCAAACTTTAGTGATGAAGCTAAAGCTGATGTTCTAAAAATGATTGACAAAGTTATCAAAGTATATCAAGATAGACTTGCTAAAAACACTTGATTAACAAAAGACACTGCACAAAAAGCAATTGAAAAATTAAATAAAATTAGACCTATGGTAGGATATCCTGATTATATTTACCCTTACTTTGATAAATTTATTGTTACAACATATAAAGAAGGTGGATCACTTACAAGTAACTTCAACCACTTTAGTGATATTATGGAAGAATTCCAATTAAGTTTATACAAAAAAGAAGTTGATCAAAATATTTGAGGAATGAGCTCGTTTGAAGTAAATGCTTATTTTAATCCGCTTGCTAATGTCATTGTATTCCCAGCTGGATATCTTCAAGCTCCCTTTTATGACTATAATCAAAACTCAAGCGCAAACTATGGTGGTTTAGGTATGACTATAGGTCATGAAATTTCACACGCTTTTGATAATAATGGTGCTCAATTTGATGCTAATGGAAGTTTTGAAAACTGATGAACAGAAGCTGATTATGCTGCTTTTAAAGAAAAAACACAATTAATGATTGACTTATTTGATGGTTATGAAACTCCATTTGGAAAAATCAATGGTGAACTTACAGTATCAGAAAATATTGCGGATCAAGGTGGAATTATTTCAGCTCTTGAAGCAGCTCGTACAGAAGCTGATTTTGATATTGAAAAATTCTTTGAAAACTATGCTTACTGTGAAAGAAGCTTAACAAAAAAAGAAACAGCAATTCAAAGACTTTTAACTGATCCGCACTCACCAGCAAAAGAAAGAGTTAATCTTCAACTTATGATTTCAAAAGATTTCCAAGATCACTACAAAATTTCTAAAGAAGATAAAATGTACACTGATCCAAAGAAAATTTTTGAAATATGATAA